One stretch of Tenacibaculum sp. MAR_2010_89 DNA includes these proteins:
- a CDS encoding BamA/TamA family outer membrane protein, whose amino-acid sequence MKKLSFILLLLVLFYSCNTIKYVKKNELLLARNTIFVDSVKTSDESLNELLIQRPNAKTFGLPLSLYFYNIGNPEGPKTPSKWGKKHPKTYSFFKNTFSEKQSISVAKSAISFNNWFLKSGQAPIIINDRKTKRTIENLNTYLQNHGYFKAKVTSKKDTISNKKGAISYHIKKGKALFLDTIFREIKSPILDSIYKINKYKSFLKSNQQYNDQNFIDEANRLTKLFRNNGIFHFDKNNSIDFYVSDTASYKTNVELVISDRTVEENGNYFSKPYKIQKIKRINVVTDYSYSKKNTPYKDSVLYKSVNYLAHEKQKYNPKYLSQSLFIKPNSVYSDTLRNLTRTHLRGLKNFKSTSIRFNELNDHELEANIYLTPKEKYTLGFDTELSRSNIRNFDISGKFSLVNRNTFKGAEIFKLSALGSYFNSNNGPGWELGSNISLEVPRFMAPFGLHKFVPKRMFPKTKFFAGINIQKNIGLDKQNISLGIDYKWKYNRKKTIQLELINAQYIRNLNVENYFSIYRSEYNKLVAIGKVAAPSIPIPLNISGNFNQIRQYVGDITSSISDPDDARTILNIINRYQIVTSDFLIPEIAYSFTYNNQQSAKDQSFSFFKIRVANSGNVMGILSKQKNENNQSTVFKIPVAQYFKTDIEYKKYWKLGNNSVLAHRTFLGAIFTYNNSDIPFSRSYFAGGSNDIRAWRTYDLGPGTRPPGLEYNIGSFKFLTSFEYRFDILGSLKGALFTDAGNIWSINNSDVIDESEKFNGFKSIKDLAVASGFGLRYDFKFLIARLDLGFKIHEPYLPENKWFNNFNFSSSVLNIGINYPF is encoded by the coding sequence ATGAAAAAACTTTCTTTCATCCTTTTATTATTGGTATTATTCTATTCTTGTAATACAATAAAATATGTAAAAAAAAACGAGTTGCTATTAGCAAGAAATACCATATTTGTTGATAGTGTAAAAACTTCAGATGAAAGTTTAAATGAACTTTTAATACAACGCCCAAATGCTAAAACTTTTGGTCTACCTTTATCTTTATATTTTTATAATATAGGTAATCCTGAAGGCCCTAAAACGCCTAGTAAGTGGGGTAAAAAACACCCTAAAACATACTCTTTCTTTAAAAATACCTTCTCAGAAAAACAAAGTATATCTGTTGCGAAGTCTGCTATCAGCTTTAATAATTGGTTTCTAAAAAGTGGACAAGCTCCTATTATTATTAATGATAGAAAAACCAAAAGGACAATAGAAAATTTAAATACTTACTTGCAAAACCATGGTTATTTCAAAGCTAAAGTAACGTCAAAAAAAGATACTATATCTAATAAAAAGGGAGCTATATCGTATCATATAAAGAAAGGAAAAGCTTTATTTTTAGATACTATTTTTAGAGAAATTAAATCTCCAATTCTAGACTCTATATATAAGATTAACAAATACAAAAGCTTCTTAAAATCAAACCAACAATATAATGATCAAAATTTTATTGATGAAGCTAATAGATTAACAAAACTTTTTAGAAATAACGGTATTTTTCACTTTGATAAAAATAATAGTATCGATTTTTATGTATCTGATACTGCAAGCTATAAAACAAACGTTGAATTAGTTATTTCAGATAGAACAGTTGAAGAAAATGGGAATTATTTTTCAAAACCATATAAAATTCAAAAAATAAAAAGAATAAATGTTGTTACTGATTATTCTTACAGTAAAAAGAATACTCCCTATAAAGATTCAGTATTATATAAAAGCGTTAATTATCTAGCTCATGAAAAGCAAAAATACAATCCTAAATATTTATCACAATCATTATTTATAAAACCAAACAGTGTGTATAGTGATACACTCCGAAATTTAACAAGAACACACTTAAGAGGTTTAAAAAACTTTAAATCGACTTCTATTAGGTTCAATGAATTAAACGATCATGAATTAGAAGCAAACATTTATTTAACCCCAAAAGAAAAATACACTTTAGGATTTGACACTGAATTATCGCGGTCTAATATTAGAAATTTTGATATTTCTGGAAAGTTTTCTTTAGTTAATAGAAACACATTTAAAGGTGCTGAAATATTTAAATTATCCGCACTTGGTTCTTACTTTAATTCTAATAATGGTCCTGGTTGGGAATTAGGAAGTAATATTTCATTGGAAGTTCCTAGGTTCATGGCTCCTTTTGGGCTACATAAATTTGTTCCTAAAAGAATGTTTCCTAAAACAAAATTCTTTGCAGGGATAAATATCCAAAAAAACATAGGATTAGATAAACAAAATATATCTCTTGGAATTGATTATAAATGGAAGTATAATCGAAAAAAAACAATACAATTAGAGTTAATAAACGCGCAATATATTCGTAACTTAAATGTTGAAAACTATTTTTCAATTTATAGGTCAGAATACAATAAGCTGGTAGCAATTGGAAAAGTAGCAGCCCCTTCTATACCTATTCCTTTAAATATCTCTGGAAACTTTAATCAAATAAGACAATATGTTGGAGATATAACGAGCAGCATAAGCGATCCTGATGATGCAAGAACAATTTTAAATATCATTAATAGATACCAAATAGTTACTTCAGATTTTTTAATTCCCGAAATTGCTTACAGTTTCACCTACAACAATCAACAAAGTGCTAAAGATCAAAGTTTCTCTTTTTTTAAAATACGGGTAGCAAACTCCGGTAATGTAATGGGAATTTTATCAAAACAAAAAAATGAAAACAACCAATCTACTGTATTTAAAATCCCTGTAGCTCAATATTTCAAAACAGATATAGAATATAAAAAATATTGGAAACTAGGTAATAACTCTGTTCTTGCGCATAGAACTTTTTTAGGAGCTATTTTTACGTATAATAATTCAGATATTCCATTTTCACGTAGTTATTTTGCTGGAGGATCAAATGATATTAGAGCATGGAGAACCTATGATTTAGGACCAGGGACAAGACCTCCTGGTTTAGAATATAACATTGGTAGTTTTAAATTTCTAACAAGTTTTGAATATCGATTTGACATACTAGGGTCTCTTAAAGGAGCTTTATTTACCGATGCTGGTAACATATGGAGCATTAATAACTCTGATGTTATTGATGAATCTGAAAAATTTAATGGCTTTAAATCAATAAAAGATTTAGCGGTAGCTAGTGGTTTTGGTTTACGGTATGACTTCAAATTTTTAATAGCACGATTAGATTTAGGGTTTAAGATTCATGAACCATACTTACCCGAAAATAAATGGTTTAATAATTTTAATTTCTCTAGTTCAGTATTAAACATAGGTATTAACTACCCATTTTAA
- a CDS encoding RNA methyltransferase codes for MSLSKNNIKLITSLQQKKYRQKHNLFVAEGIKVVNELLKSSLEVYQIFCVDESLEFEKNIEVILISEIELKKVSSLKSPNKVLALFKIPEEILTRKDDFIVALDGINDPGNLGTIIRLCDWFGIKELVCSGNTVDCYNQKVVQSTMGSLTRVNIYYTKLSDYLQTTGLPVFTADMDGENVYKKYSLPQKAILVMGNEANGISPEVAAIVENKLTIPRFGETQQTESLNVATATAILLSEFKRRLV; via the coding sequence ATGAGTTTATCTAAAAATAATATAAAACTAATAACTAGTTTACAACAAAAAAAGTATAGACAAAAGCATAATTTATTTGTTGCTGAAGGAATAAAAGTAGTAAATGAATTATTAAAATCTAGTTTAGAAGTTTATCAGATATTTTGTGTAGATGAATCTTTGGAATTTGAAAAGAATATAGAAGTAATTTTAATTTCTGAAATTGAATTAAAAAAGGTGAGTTCATTAAAAAGTCCAAATAAAGTATTAGCATTATTTAAAATTCCTGAGGAAATATTGACTAGAAAAGATGATTTTATAGTAGCTCTTGATGGAATAAATGATCCTGGTAATTTAGGAACAATTATCCGTTTATGTGATTGGTTCGGTATAAAAGAACTTGTTTGTTCAGGCAATACAGTAGATTGTTATAATCAAAAAGTGGTGCAATCAACTATGGGGTCTTTAACTAGAGTTAATATTTATTATACTAAGCTATCAGATTATTTACAAACTACAGGTTTACCTGTTTTTACTGCAGACATGGATGGTGAAAATGTATATAAAAAATATTCATTACCACAAAAAGCTATTCTAGTTATGGGGAATGAAGCGAATGGTATTTCGCCAGAAGTTGCTGCTATAGTTGAAAATAAATTAACTATACCTCGATTTGGAGAAACCCAACAAACTGAAAGTTTAAATGTTGCTACAGCTACAGCAATTTTATTAAGTGAGTTTAAAAGAAGGCTAGTTTAG